The Helianthus annuus cultivar XRQ/B chromosome 16, HanXRQr2.0-SUNRISE, whole genome shotgun sequence genome includes a window with the following:
- the LOC110930601 gene encoding uncharacterized protein LOC110930601 isoform X3 produces MPQSDHSDSETEAAASTTPRRKFKVNRGSEKMTEYEKQRMKRIEENKARMKAMGLDKMASSFMGSIPISQNQKKGKGKKKVGLEDDDEEYKPSAIDEESSSSSGSDNEDEPKHKNSTPSKKVSKLSGTSNVVDDDEALMKAIALSLQDSLGFLDIESKTPPQRSDANASNVERKQSVRKDDSGKRKRKNLFTSRVQMTEDELILHFFQFDEAGKGGINLRDLQRAAASHDFTWNDDEMEHMIHFFDSDGDGKLSLEDFTKIVERCNMRQGSENGERASMAS; encoded by the exons ATGCCGCAATCAGATCATTCAGACTCAGAAACCGAAGCAGCAGCCTCCACAACACCACGGAGAAAATTCAAAGTCAACAGGGGATCAGAGAAAATGACAGAGTACGAGAAACAGAGGATGAAACGAATCGAAGAGAACAAAGCGAGAATGAAAGCAATGGGTTTGGATAAAATGGCGTCTTCTTTCATGGGTTCGATTCCGATTTCACAAAACCAGAAGAAGGGAAAAGGCAAAAAGAAGGTTGggttggaagatgatgatgaggagtaTAAGCCATCTGCCATTGATGAGGAATCAAGTTCTTCGAGCGGGTCGGATAACGAAGATGAG CCAAAACATAAGAACTCAACACCTAGCAAGAAAGTTTCAAAGCTTTCAGGCACCTCAAATGTTGTAGATGATGATGAAGCTTTAATGAAG GCCATTGCTCTTTCTCTACAAGATTCACTGGGATTTTTGGATATAGAGAGCAAAACGCCGCCTCAAAGATCTGATGCAAATGCGTCAAATGTTGAAAGAAAGCAGAGTGTACGTAAGGATGATTCTGGGAAACGGAAGAGGAAAAACCTG TTCACAAGTCGAGTGCAAATGACTGAGGATGAGTTGATATTACACTTCTTCCAGTTCGACG AAGCAGGCAAAGGGGGGATAAATTTACGCGACTTGCAGAGAGCAGCAGCGTCACATGATTTTACATGGAACGATGATGAGATGGAGCATATGATTCATTTCTTTGATAGTGATGGAGATGGGAAG CTAAGTCTCGAGGATTTCACTAAGATTGTTGAGCGCTGCAACATGAGACAAGGGTCCGAAAATGGAGAACGGGCTTCAATGGCATCATGA
- the LOC110930600 gene encoding autophagy-related protein 8f — translation MAKGGFKQEHEFSKRHAEASRIREKYPDRIPVIVEKAEKSDIPNIDKKKYLVPADLTVGQFVYVIRKRIKLSAEKAIFIFVENVLPPTGAIMSTIYDEKKDEDGFLYVTYSGENTFGSDR, via the exons ATGGCTAAAGGTGGCTTCAAGCAAGAACATGAATTCT CAAAGAGGCATGCTGAGGCTTCAAGGATCAGGGAGAAATATCCTGATAGAATTCCG GTGATTGTGGAGAAGGCTGAAAAAAGCGACATTCCTAACATTGACAAGAAGAA ATACCTTGTCCCTGCTGATCTTACTGTTGGGCAGTTTGTGTACGTGATACGTAAACGAATCAAGCTGAGCGCAGAAAAAGCTATTTTTATTTTCGTGGAGAACGTCCTTCCACCTACTG GTGCAATAATGTCTACAATTTATGATGAGAAGAAGGATGAAGATGGATTCCTCTATGTTACCTACAGTGGGGAGAACACATTCGGGTCTGATCGTTAG
- the LOC110932515 gene encoding L10-interacting MYB domain-containing protein-like encodes MDEIGQKVVDCETSSNKNKSRLLWDDFTFKQFVDARLLEYRRGNRPGTSFSKVGWANIINTMCEKTGKTFERKQVTNKWDSMKKEWKLYDRLMRLETGIGGTRSFIDASPEWRDEKVKW; translated from the exons ATGGATGAAATCGGCCAAAAAGTCGTTGATTGtgaaacatcatctaacaagaaTAAATCGAGATTATTGTGGGATGATTTTACGTTCAAGCAGTTTGTCGATGCACGCTTGCTTGAATATAGAAGAGGGAATAGACCTGGTACAAGCTTTAGTAAGGTCGGGTGGGCGAATATAATAAACACTATGTGTGAGAAAACAGGCAAAACCTTTGAAAGAAAGCAAGTAACAAACAAATGGGACAGCATGAAAAAAGAATGGAAGCTTTATGATCGCTTGATGAGGCTTGAAACTGGGATTGGTGGGACGAGAAGCTTCATCGATGCATCGCCCGAGTGGCGGGATGAGAAAGTAAAG TGGTGA
- the LOC110930601 gene encoding centrin-4 isoform X1, translating to MPQSDHSDSETEAAASTTPRRKFKVNRGSEKMTEYEKQRMKRIEENKARMKAMGLDKMASSFMGSIPISQNQKKGKGKKKVGLEDDDEEYKPSAIDEESSSSSGSDNEDEVCVSRWKPKHKNSTPSKKVSKLSGTSNVVDDDEALMKAIALSLQDSLGFLDIESKTPPQRSDANASNVERKQSVRKDDSGKRKRKNLFTSRVQMTEDELILHFFQFDEAGKGGINLRDLQRAAASHDFTWNDDEMEHMIHFFDSDGDGKLSLEDFTKIVERCNMRQGSENGERASMAS from the exons ATGCCGCAATCAGATCATTCAGACTCAGAAACCGAAGCAGCAGCCTCCACAACACCACGGAGAAAATTCAAAGTCAACAGGGGATCAGAGAAAATGACAGAGTACGAGAAACAGAGGATGAAACGAATCGAAGAGAACAAAGCGAGAATGAAAGCAATGGGTTTGGATAAAATGGCGTCTTCTTTCATGGGTTCGATTCCGATTTCACAAAACCAGAAGAAGGGAAAAGGCAAAAAGAAGGTTGggttggaagatgatgatgaggagtaTAAGCCATCTGCCATTGATGAGGAATCAAGTTCTTCGAGCGGGTCGGATAACGAAGATGAGGTTTGTGTGTCTCGATGGAAG CCAAAACATAAGAACTCAACACCTAGCAAGAAAGTTTCAAAGCTTTCAGGCACCTCAAATGTTGTAGATGATGATGAAGCTTTAATGAAG GCCATTGCTCTTTCTCTACAAGATTCACTGGGATTTTTGGATATAGAGAGCAAAACGCCGCCTCAAAGATCTGATGCAAATGCGTCAAATGTTGAAAGAAAGCAGAGTGTACGTAAGGATGATTCTGGGAAACGGAAGAGGAAAAACCTG TTCACAAGTCGAGTGCAAATGACTGAGGATGAGTTGATATTACACTTCTTCCAGTTCGACG AAGCAGGCAAAGGGGGGATAAATTTACGCGACTTGCAGAGAGCAGCAGCGTCACATGATTTTACATGGAACGATGATGAGATGGAGCATATGATTCATTTCTTTGATAGTGATGGAGATGGGAAG CTAAGTCTCGAGGATTTCACTAAGATTGTTGAGCGCTGCAACATGAGACAAGGGTCCGAAAATGGAGAACGGGCTTCAATGGCATCATGA
- the LOC110930597 gene encoding spindle and kinetochore-associated protein 1 homolog: MDVKQASLSLDSIVSSFNARIAELQDLVVARNMYPASSVTDLSAVDATLKALELQLQQIKDRLREETLAIPKAKKLIQASLQQQKKLQNMSAYVPSYLPQPEREEVAECSVIDEPSRQDHSFGIHDPKEEPLPLPKEKKGRGSPPVWYITADELDSLSSYMRGRLTLDKINAAINDMAAYAEANSQLMTAPRKKLTESTLEKALEIRDIGATEGVKGKHFFLETDVKGPTLKLDNTGKAIFTVLRHLGRLSESRIKNHRVFVLLRPH, encoded by the exons ATGGATGTGAAGCAAGCAAGCTTATCACTAGATTCTATAGTTTCATCCTTCAACGCTCGCATTGCAGAGCTCCAAGATCTCGTCGTCGCCCGTAACA TGTATCCTGCGAGCAGCGTCACCGATTTGTCAGCAGTTGACGCTACATTGAAGGCTTTGGAGCTTCAGTTACAACAGATCAAAGATAGATTGCGTGAAGAAACCCTAGCCATTCCTAAAGCCAAG AAGCTGATTCAGGCATCTCTACAGCAACAGAAGAAGTTGCAGAATATGTCTGCATACGTGCCATCATATTTACCTCAACCCGAAAGGGAAGAAGTTGCAGAATG TTCTGTAATAGACGAACCCTCAAGGCAAGATCATTCTTTCGGGATTCATGATCCTAAAGAGGAGCCTCTACCGTTACCCAAA gAGAAAAAGGGTCGTGGTTCACCACCTGTGTGGTACATTACTGCTGATGAACTGGACTCCTTGTCATC GTATATGAGAGGAAGGCTAACTCTGGATAAAATCAACGCAGCCATTAACGACATGGCTGCTTATGCTGAGGCAAATAGCCAGCTTATGACAGCCCCTAGAAAGAAG cTGACAGAAAGTACCTTAGAGAAAGCTCTG GAAATAAGAGATATAGGAGCGACAGAAGGAGTGAAGGGCAAACACTTCTTTCTGGAAACCGACGTTAAAGGACCTACATTGAAGCTTGATAATACTGGAAAAGCAATATTTACG GTTCTTCGACACCTTGGCCGCTTAAGTGAAAGCCGCATTAAAAATCATCGAGTCTTTGTTCTATTGAGGCCTCATTGA
- the LOC110928278 gene encoding putative nuclease HARBI1, translating into MGLKKSRSFCTLGTKFIGAIDGTHVRASVRLKDQTKYIGRKGYATQNRMVVCDFNMCFTFVWAGWEGSAHDTRIFNEALRRPELLFPHPTGDKYYVVDAGYPNTKGYLAPYKGQTIRYHIPEFQRGQSSAMRAPRGPKETFNYHHSSLRNIIERTFGVWKARWALLRDMHVNYTYEHQVSIVITSMAIHNFVKKCGMFDEAFNTTQQESYNPRSTSDELHEEVPSTNRTDNDGMYMAAIRDVIAQDIMESRRRT; encoded by the exons ATGGGTTTGAAAAAATCAAGAAGTTTTTGTACACTAGGCACAAAATTTATTGGCGCTATTGATGGAACACATGTGAGGGCATCGGTTCGATTGAAGGACCAAACGAAGTACATTGGTCGAAAGGGATATGCGACACAAAATAGAATGGTCGTTTGTGATTTTAACATGTGCTTTACATTCGTATGGGCTGGATGGGAGGGTAGTGCACACGACACCAGAATCTTCAATGAAGCCTTACGGAGGCCGGAGCTTCTATTTCCACATCCAACGGGTG ACAAATATTACGTTGTTGATGCTGGATACCCAAATACTAAAGGGTATCTTGCTCCATACAAAGGTCAAACCATTCGTTATCATATACCAGAATTTCAACGTGGACAGAGTAGTGCTATGCGTGCTCCTCGCGGACCAAAAGAGACATTTAACTATCACCACTCGTCATTGCGGAATATCATTGAACGAACCTTTGGAGTATGGAAAGCTAGGTGGGCATTGTTGAGAGATATGCATGTTAATTACACATACGAGCACCAAGTGAGTATTGTGATAACATCGATGGCGATCCATAACTTTGTCAAAAAGTGTGGTATGTTTGATGAAGCATTTAACACAACCCAACAAGAATCTTACAATCCCCGCAGTACTAGTGATGAACTTCATGAAGAAGTTCCGTCTACAAATCGTACGGATAATGATGGTATGTATATGGCAGCGATAAGAGATGTGATTGCGCAAGATATAATGGAATCACGAAGAAGAACATAG
- the LOC110930598 gene encoding autophagy-related protein 8D-like, with protein sequence MDVKQASLSLDSIVSSFNARIAELQDLVVARNMYPASSVTDLSAVDATLKALELQLQQIKDRLREETLAIPKAKKLIQASLQQQKKLQNMSAYVPSYLPQPEREEVAECSVIDEPSRQDHSFGIHDPKEEPLPLPKVIVEKAEKSDIPNIDKKKYLVPADLTVGQFVYVIRKRIKLSAEKAIFIFVENVLPPTGAIMSTIYDEKKDEDGFLYVTYSGENTFGSDR encoded by the exons ATGGATGTGAAGCAAGCAAGCTTATCACTAGATTCTATAGTTTCATCCTTCAACGCTCGCATTGCAGAGCTCCAAGATCTCGTCGTCGCCCGTAACA TGTATCCTGCGAGCAGCGTCACCGATTTGTCAGCAGTTGACGCTACATTGAAGGCTTTGGAGCTTCAGTTACAACAGATCAAAGATAGATTGCGTGAAGAAACCCTAGCCATTCCTAAAGCCAAG AAGCTGATTCAGGCATCTCTACAGCAACAGAAGAAGTTGCAGAATATGTCTGCATACGTGCCATCATATTTACCTCAACCCGAAAGGGAAGAAGTTGCAGAATG TTCTGTAATAGACGAACCCTCAAGGCAAGATCATTCTTTCGGGATTCATGATCCTAAAGAGGAGCCTCTACCGTTACCCAAA GTGATTGTGGAGAAGGCTGAAAAAAGCGACATTCCTAACATTGACAAGAAGAA ATACCTTGTCCCTGCTGATCTTACTGTTGGGCAGTTTGTGTACGTGATACGTAAACGAATCAAGCTGAGCGCAGAAAAAGCTATTTTTATTTTCGTGGAGAACGTCCTTCCACCTACTG GTGCAATAATGTCTACAATTTATGATGAGAAGAAGGATGAAGATGGATTCCTCTATGTTACCTACAGTGGGGAGAACACATTCGGGTCTGATCGTTAG
- the LOC110930599 gene encoding putative lipid-binding protein At4g00165, whose translation MNPSKVSILFILANVILFTIVSANKHPCPPKTPTTKCPKDTLKFGVCGDWLGLVHEAIGAQPDSECCSLVKGLADLEAAACLCTALKANVLGVLKVKAPVALSLLVNSCGKKVPEGFKCA comes from the coding sequence ATGAATCCTTctaaggtttctattcttttcaTTTTGGCTAATGTGATTCTGTTCACTATTGTGTCTGCAAACAAGCACCCATGCCCTCCAAAAACACCAACCACCAAGTGTCCAAAAGATACCCTAAAGTTCGGTGTTTGTGGTGACTGGCTGGGACTAGTTCATGAGGCCATTGGAGCTCAACCGGATAGTGAATGTTGCTCGTTGGTGAAGGGTCTAGCCGACCTTGAAGCCGCAGCGTGCCTGTGCACAGCACTTAAGGCTAATGTGCTCGGTGTCCTCAAGGTTAAAGCGCCTGTTGCACTTAGTTTGTTGGTCAATTCTTGTGGGAAAAAGGTTCCAGAAGGGTTTAAATGTGCATGA
- the LOC110930601 gene encoding uncharacterized protein LOC110930601 isoform X2, whose product MPQSDHSDSETEAAASTTPRRKFKVNRGSEKMTEYEKQRMKRIEENKARMKAMGLDKMASSFMGSIPISQNQKKGKGKKKVGLEDDDEEYKPSAIDEESSSSSGSDNEDEVCVSRWKPKHKNSTPSKKVSKLSGTSNVVDDDEALMKAIALSLQDSLGFLDIESKTPPQRSDANASNVERKQSVRKDDSGKRKRKNLFTSRVQMTEDELILHFFQFDGKGGINLRDLQRAAASHDFTWNDDEMEHMIHFFDSDGDGKLSLEDFTKIVERCNMRQGSENGERASMAS is encoded by the exons ATGCCGCAATCAGATCATTCAGACTCAGAAACCGAAGCAGCAGCCTCCACAACACCACGGAGAAAATTCAAAGTCAACAGGGGATCAGAGAAAATGACAGAGTACGAGAAACAGAGGATGAAACGAATCGAAGAGAACAAAGCGAGAATGAAAGCAATGGGTTTGGATAAAATGGCGTCTTCTTTCATGGGTTCGATTCCGATTTCACAAAACCAGAAGAAGGGAAAAGGCAAAAAGAAGGTTGggttggaagatgatgatgaggagtaTAAGCCATCTGCCATTGATGAGGAATCAAGTTCTTCGAGCGGGTCGGATAACGAAGATGAGGTTTGTGTGTCTCGATGGAAG CCAAAACATAAGAACTCAACACCTAGCAAGAAAGTTTCAAAGCTTTCAGGCACCTCAAATGTTGTAGATGATGATGAAGCTTTAATGAAG GCCATTGCTCTTTCTCTACAAGATTCACTGGGATTTTTGGATATAGAGAGCAAAACGCCGCCTCAAAGATCTGATGCAAATGCGTCAAATGTTGAAAGAAAGCAGAGTGTACGTAAGGATGATTCTGGGAAACGGAAGAGGAAAAACCTG TTCACAAGTCGAGTGCAAATGACTGAGGATGAGTTGATATTACACTTCTTCCAGTTCGACG GCAAAGGGGGGATAAATTTACGCGACTTGCAGAGAGCAGCAGCGTCACATGATTTTACATGGAACGATGATGAGATGGAGCATATGATTCATTTCTTTGATAGTGATGGAGATGGGAAG CTAAGTCTCGAGGATTTCACTAAGATTGTTGAGCGCTGCAACATGAGACAAGGGTCCGAAAATGGAGAACGGGCTTCAATGGCATCATGA